The Rhea pennata isolate bPtePen1 chromosome 23, bPtePen1.pri, whole genome shotgun sequence genomic interval TATATTATCTCTAAAGGAGAACAAGCCTGGCATTTTAACAAGTTAAGCATTTGTGTGCATTGATATGTAGGCAGTGCACACTAGAAAACTGCATGGAAGCATTTTCATGACCATATGCACATAGTTGCCTGGTGTACTGAAACGTGTGTGAACAATggctaatttgtttttaaaaagagcaagaCCCGATTACTATTCCAAGAGCCATCCTGATCTATGATTTAACATAGAgttaaaaattcaaaactatGCCCACAGTTACATTGcttcctattttctgtttttaaaggttATCTATACAATGGCAAAAAGCACCAGATCAGTGAGGTTTTTTCTTTACCCTATGTTggataaaagcatttttaatgaaacaggAGGAAATCATTCCTCTTTCTAGATGTCACGTTATAGCAAAGACTGAACCCCTAAAGAGGATTATTACTGCTGAGAAACTTTATTTAGGATGAGAACGTGACGTTAGAAAACAGGAATTATAAAATGGCTACAATTAAGTTCTTCCTAAACAGGTTGctctgcagatttttctttttcctgttgccTATATACCTCTGTAATAAATCATAATAGGGTCTAAATGTATCTATGGTTGTCTTAGAAAGCCAAGTAACAGGACTGCTAATTGCCTTTATATTGGAATTCTAGTTCTAGGAAGGCAAGACAAGGCACGACAAGCCTTGTATACAAATATGGATCTTTACCTCTTATATGTCAAACTAATCTCATGAGTATATAAAGTAGCAAAAGCAGGATGCTTAGAAAAGTCAGGCTGTTTTTCATAAAGCCAGTGCTTACCAAAAAAATTAGTGTATAAAAGTGTTTATGTGAGCACTTTCATGTTATTGCAGGATGTTAAATATTCCAAGAACAACCTACAAGGAATAGCACTTTCCAGCTTCTAAAAATCAGTTAAATACAAAAGTATCTTTACAAAAAATAGGCATATAAGTCTAGCATTCTTTGGAGTTGCTTATGatggtcttttaaaaataacctaGTAGTTTACTTCATGCAtcaaaatcattaattttaaataagaaaactaTTCCCTGgtttagaaatatttgaaaattgcttttaaaaaaattgtagtGCTATTCCTCCGTGTTGCTGTAAAAAGATTATGTATAATAGTGCAATGATTATGATAACGCAAAGTTGCAGTCCAGGTACACAGACAAGCAATTAAGATAAATCCAATGTAAAGGATAGGTTTTCATGCACCGCTGCTTTACAAAAGTAACTTAAGGAgtttcctttcaggaaaaaaatgcataatataATTTAAGGCAAATGCAATCTTTAAAGGTCACTTTagctttcttcaggaaaaaaaatagcttaaaaaagTTCCCAGAAAGATTCCACCTTTAACTGCTGTGTTTGGTCTTGCATTACTAATCATTGCACTACTATTCACCATATACAGTAGCTATCTGTCAACTAGAACACTAATGTTTACATATACTTTATGACAGTACAGGTTTTCTAAGTAAATATTGCCAGAAAGACCTACACAAAATAAAGGTTCTTAACTACCGAAAAGAAAGCCACTTGTAATTTTTAAGGTGAACAGATGGCAAGCATCTAGTTCTTTTGGTTTCATGATGTAAAAGGGCATCCTGGTAATTATTCATCTACCATAACTCAGAATTCAGGACAAACGTaggttgttgggttttttgtgggtgggtggtttttttttttttctttctttttttgaactcAAGCTCATAAAAGACACACAGCTAAATACTAACTCTGAACTGCAAGCTTCTTGCTATAGCATTCAGGCCTAGATTCAAACTTCCCTGAGGTCGTTCAAATCCAAGTTTTACATCTGTGTCCATTCCCAATTATCCCTGTGATTTCAAATCcaagaaaaaactttttaaacacTGTTGCCAAATATTCTACAAATGGCTCTTTTGGATAATAAGCTCCCTTCTACATGTAAATGGCATAGACAAGCAGGTACAGTTCAACGCGTCACAGATTATGACAATTGTGTGTAAATCTTCTGGAAAAGCAATAAATtccaaaatacataaatattccTTGTACCACACAGAGAGAATATCCTAGACCAATTCATAGACAGGGACcaaatgtttgcaaagaaaagtaGCGGGGACAAGATAACCCTTCATACTGAAGAAGCTAGATTTACCCCAGTGAAATATTAACATAACTGTTAAAGATATCCAGACTTGCTATGAAAGgaggtaaagaaaaacaagcccatAATTAAGTCTGCAAACTTTAGGTAATTACTGTACCTGGTCTATCCACCATAACTTTGAATAATTGCAagttcatgcaaaaaaaatttgctATCTTATATGAAAAGAGCAGTCTGTTAGAAGCATTGTTATGGAATATGCAAGATGACATCTCTTTTGCAAGTGCTGTTTACTTAGTGAGTCTCTTGGCTACATCACTGTAAGctatttcaatttctttgtcTCCAGGACAGGTATTGGTGAATTCATCCCTGCTATAAGCATTTGTCAGGTATCTCCAAATCCCTGTCATACTCTTGGGAATCTCAAAGTTGCGGTATTTTTTGGCCACCACctagaacaacaacaacaacaaacagaTTAAGAATTTATATCCTTCAACTTAAACCTACTTTCCATTCCATGTTTCACTTTTCTTGTATCACCCTTGCAACACCTAAGCTCACAGCTGCTTCTAAATTCAGTAGAACCTGCCCCTCTGGGATGTGCCTGGACCTGGCAGCATACTGTCTCACTTAATTTGTCTTACTGCCCTCACATAAGGTAAATACTTCTGCATGCAGGCACAAACTTAATCTGTAGCTCCATCTGCAGTACAAAACTAACAAAGATCATGCAAGACTGTGAAAAGCAGTTGTTATATAAGCAAATCTTCACTCTTGTAGTTATCCTGTACCACCTCTTTGTTTCCAGACTTCTAGATTTGTGTGTGCTTTTAATCACACAATCCTTTCCTTTTGCACTGTGCTATTTACTTTGTTACTAACAGGGCTGTCTTCTCTGCAGATGTGAGAAGACATCCACTTAGCATCCACACAACTTCCACTTTTCTTCCACTATCTCATTCTTTCAAGTGTTGCAACTTATTTCACGTGAGCATTTTGCCAGTGTAGTAAAATGAGATGTGGCTTACATCATCTGCTACCCTACTGCTACCTCACCTTCACTGAATTCAACTTTCACCTAACTTGATGTACTGTTAATACTATAGTCACATTTATCTGGGAACTTATATATAACTAATATATAGTCAAAATGAGATGGACACCTAAATGTCATAATGAAGTGAAAGATGCTTGCAGTTTATCATGTTACAACACAAAATACATCACAAGTCATTTACCTTGACAATATGTAATTTCGGCAGCAGGTTGCAGTCTGCTAATGTCATCTCATTGCCATCCAAAAACTTGCGGGTAGAAATTGCAATATCCTCCATGCTATTTTCATCTATCTCATCAGGAAGAGGAGAGTTCAGATACTCATCCAGTTTCTGGAGGGTTTTCAAGAGGCCACGTTCTAAGGCTGCAAAGGaaggaatgtttttaaaaataagagtgCCAAAGCACAGCACACACATCTCAAAGCAAGTTACTATTTAGAATACTGATATCGGTACTGGacctaaaataaaatgtcagaggactgaaacaaagtgaaattgaaaagttttataaaaacaaatcaatcaAGTTTCATGATACTCCATTCTGAGAGGTGTTAAAACCAAGACTGTACTTTTGAAGTAAAGATGCAGCTACCTAGAACTCCAGaggaaaataatcatttctgtTACCACAGTGCTGCTACTAAGGCAGTCTGAAATAATTCACATCACTGTACTCCCTAGAACAGAGCATACAGTGAAAGACTTCCAAGCCCAGTACAATTTCTAGCAATGCCACTGCTGAAGCTGCCTTTGGGGTCACTAGTAGCattaaaactgaactgaaatctTTGCTACCAAAAAACCAAGCAAACTTTAAAGCCCTTTAAATAGCAAACATACGGGTTATCTAAAAAGTTGGTTTAAACATGAGCTTGCACTagtttaaaataagcaaagacTGTCCACAAGTGTTTATTTTTGGGTTAAAAGTGGCTTATGTCAGTTTAAGACTTTTCCAAACTGGCTTAAACTAATTGGAATTAAGCTATCCTATGGTTTGCATTCACTTACACTTAATCTGTTTAATGTCACGTGTTCTGCTGAACTGGCACAACTAAACCTACAGACTACACTTGAAGAGGCTaactgaaagcagcagagggCAGCATACcccacaaaacagaaaagtattCTTGATAAGCCTTAATATTTACAAGTATTTTGCCTCCTTCCATTCGAAACACTGCAGAAAGGCattctgattctatgacttAAGTTTTCCCTCCAAGCATGGAGGATAAAACATTTGTactaaatgatttaaaaatcaaattctgcATTCTTTATCTCTTACTGGTCTCAAGATTTTGAATCGCAGAAGCAGGCAGTCTCACCTTCCAGCACCCACCTCCACACAAAAAGGCCtcaacctttttaaaaaaagcaagatgaaCTAGGCTTTGCTTGAAAGTCTGAATGAAAGCAATCAATCCAACGAAGGTCAAATATCAAGTATGCAATCAGGCCTTCCATCATCACATGGTAGGAAACTCAGCCACTGGGGCACTACACAAGCTCTGCATGGAACACAATACTGGCCCTTAAAGTCCTTACTATTCGGTTCAAGAGCTTTGACTGGCTGTTGCATAGGTAAGTTTCCATGACAGAAAAATTTACAGCACATGCATACCTCACTGAAATACCTGAgtgtaagaaaaataagtggAAAGAATTGCTCTGCTTGAAATACAAGCTGAAAGAGATTTAGATGGGTATAAGCAGGGGACAAGATTCTTGATCTGTTACTGTCTTTCAGTTTATTTGACATCTGCTCAGTACTGCAGTTTCATATAGCTCATTAAATCATAGCTAAGCATATAACTAAATTCCCTACTCCTCTGGAATTGGCAAGCAAAATTCACAGATTTGCAAGCATTCTTTACGGTTCAGTGAAGAATCTGTAACTTTCACCTAAATACACAGCACACAGACTTTGCTACAGCTTCACAGTTTGCAAATTAAATTTCCAACACTCTTCTCAGAAGAGGTTATAGAACAGTTTAAAGGGTCTTAACAAGAagttaacagaaataaagacaaaagaaatacaaagcagaatatTGATTTGGACAATAGTGACCTCCACTTGCTCCACAATGGATTTAGATTAAATAGACTTCCTGCAAGGCACTgctgcagagaaacaaaacttaaaacAGACACCGAGATAAAGAGTAGAAGGAAAGCACATTTTTAGCTTGAACTTTGAATTGGCGAGCCCACACCCAGCACGGAGAATTAAAAGCATCATTAATGACCCATATTAATGACCTTTTTAAACTATAAATATTGTGCATTTCCAGAAGTCCAACACTCTCACTGAAAGCTTGTAATagcagaaaagaagaggaaatacgAAAAGGGTGGGAAAAGTCAGCAGTCAGGAACTGGAGAATGTCACTGTATTGCATATTTGTAAAACGAGTTTGACTACAAAGAGAAGTCTTGtcaaataaaagtaaatttaacTTTGTCTTACATAACTTGCTggtaacattttaaagcaatgcCTCTACACTTTCCCTTAAGAAATCACTAAGGCTCTGCACATGCCTTTTACCACAAGAAATGCACCTGCTATAATACACCTATTAAGGCCAAGGCAATGGACTGAAAACTTCTGTCAACAGGAAGAGATATGAATATTTCAGGTGTCTGATGGCAGAGAAATCTGAATTAGCTTTCCACAGCTAACAGATTTAAGCATAGGTATTTCATTACATGTGACTAAAATTTGAAGAAAGTGACCAACTCACAGAGAAAACCCCACCAGCCTGACTCTGCATCTCTCCCAAGGTAACTCCTCAAAATGCACTACCATTCTTGGGCTAGTTCACAGGAGATCACTAGaagctctcccttccctccttaGATGAGGCCAACATGGCATGCAACAACCAGTAACCAAAGATGAGCATTTGCAGCATGTCACTGGAATCTTATGACTGCTCTGTCAAGGCATACTAATAATTCTTGCATTATATTACTGTTCCAAAGGATTAAAATT includes:
- the CLIC4 gene encoding chloride intracellular channel protein 4 isoform X2, with the translated sequence MILWLKGVVFSVTTVDLKRKPADLQNLAPGTHPPFITYNGEVKTDVNKIEEFLEEVLCPPKYLKLSPKHPESNTAGMDIFAKFSAFIKNSRPEANEALERGLLKTLQKLDEYLNSPLPDEIDENSMEDIAISTRKFLDGNEMTLADCNLLPKLHIVKVVAKKYRNFEIPKSMTGIWRYLTNAYSRDEFTNTCPGDKEIEIAYSDVAKRLTK